The following nucleotide sequence is from Paracrocinitomix mangrovi.
TATTGATCCATTTCCCTCAAATCATAAAAAGTATCCGGGTAAAGGAGGAGTCAATCGCAGAAAAGCGTTGATTGACAAGATTAGAAAAGAAGAAAAGCAGGTGTTATTGTTAGATGCCGGCGATATTTTTCAAGGAACTCCATATTTCAATATGCATCACGGAGAGTTGGAATTTAAAGTAATGTCTGCAATGGGTTATGATGCCGCTACAATGGGGAATCACGACTTTGATGCCGGAATTGATGGTTTTAAAGAGATGTTGCCACATGCAGATTTTCCTTTCTTATGTGCAAACTACGATTTTGACAATACTGTTTTAAAAGGGCATACGAAACCTTATCAGGTTTTTCAGAAAGGGCCAATTAAAATTGGAGTTTTTGGAGTAGGAGTAGAGTTGGATGGATTGGTTTCTAAATCAATGTACAAGGATACGGTTTACCAGGATCCAATTGAAAAAGCAAATTACTGGGCAGCTCATTTAAAGAATGAAGAAAAGTGTGATTTGGTAGTTTGCTTGTCACACTTAGGATATTTTCCACGCTTAAATAAAATGTGTGATAAAGTATTGGCAGATTCAACTGAGAATATTGATTTGATCATTGGAGGACATACACATACTTTTATGCAAGAACCTGAAATGCGTAAGAATAAGGCAAAAAAATCTGTTCTTGTAAATCAAGTAGGTTGGGCTGGATTGATTCTTGGAAGAATAGACTTCTATTTTGATACAAAAGGAAATCCTGATGTATGGGCAAGTAATGTGTTAAGTACACAATATGAGATAGCTTAAATCAACCTTTTCATAGCAAATATCGTTTTGTTTTCAAATCCAAAACTTAGCTATGAAATTTTCTATTCTATTCGCAATAATAGTATTGACTTATCCAACCTCTTATGGACAAGAGTATTATGAATCAACAACTCTTTATCAGCACATGCTGCAAGTAAATAATGAGTGGAAGTTTCATAAAGATGCTTGTAATGAAGAAATTATATCTTTTAAGTCAGAAGAAGAAAGGATAGCTAAACACTTAGAATTAGTAATAATTGACTTGCAAAATACTGTTCATCATGAAATAAGTCCGGATGCATTTGAAAAAAGACAAGCCCTTTTAAATCAACTAAAAAAGTATGCAAATGCCAAAGAATTCCCTCAAAATACTCAGCATAGTGAAAGAAGGCCATATTTTATTGACTACAAAGGGGTGCACTGTGCTGTAGGTTATCTAATGCAGCAATCTGGTCATGAAAATTTAGCATTAAAGATTAGTAAGGATTATAACTTCGATTACATTGAAGATATTCAAAGCGAGGGTATGCTTAATTGGGCAGAATCACATGGTTTTGAGGTAAAAGAACTAAAATGGATTCAGCCGGGTTATCCACCAAATACTGTGACTATGCCTGTTGGTGGTGGTGCCAATAATGAAGTCAAAATATTGAAGTCTGATACCTATAGAAATCAAATGGTAATAGCCGGTGAGTTTACTGAATTGGATTCATTACCATGTTTAAAAATAGGAGTGTATAAAAATGATCAACTAAGTTGTCTAGGTGGAGGTTTATCCGGTATTATTTATGATGTGGAAGTAAAGTCTGACGGTATTTATTGCTTTGGGGCTTTTAATCACAATAATGAAGTATACCCTATGGCATTTTACAATGATACAACTTGGGCATTTGATAGTATACCTGGAGTGACAGAAGCTACTATTACATCTGCAGTTACATCTACAACATTTCAGTATTTACTTCATGTTTCTGTTGTTTCTAGTTTAAATCCGGGAAAGTCTGAATTATGGAATCTTGATTTTAATGAAGGCTGGATAAAAATGGCAGAAGTGAATGGTACTGTTTTAGATATGGCGTATAATCTGGATAATGGATTTATATATGGCGGCTTGTTTGATTCGGTATACGTATATACCAATGGACAATTAGATTCCAGTTTTTACGCAAAAAATGCTGTTCACAACGTATATTATCAACAATGGAAAGCTGTTGGAGAAAATTTAAGTGATACAATATATACTATTGAATCATACGGTAATTCTATTTATCTGGCCGGGGCATCATCTAATATTAATAATGATGCTATTTATTTATCACAATATTTAAATGGTAATTTACTTCCGCTTTTACAGTATAACAATTCAGGACTTTCTTACAATTCTCAAATTTTAGACTTAGCATTTCTACAAGACGAACTTTATTTTGCGGGAAGTTTTGATTTATATGCCGGAGTAGTCCAGGGTAATAATCTTGGTGTATACAATCTAAGTTTTGATAGCGCTAGTCCATATAGCATGTTAGATGATCATGTAAATGCAGTGTGTGTTTTTAACAATCAATTATATATAGGTGGTGCATTTGTTTTAGGAGGATTTAATACTCAACTTAATCATTTAGCTAAAGTATCTTCATGGGTTGGGATAGATGAAGAGTTAGAAGAAGAAATATCGGTTTTTCCAAACCCCTTTAATGATAAACTTAAATTGAGTCAATCTTTTAATGAGGCTTCATACAAAATTTTTAATTCCTCAGCACAGTTAGTAAAGAGTGGAGTTATTGAAAATAATGAAATCAATAACTTATCAGATCTTGAAAAGGGTGCTTATATTATGCACATTCAAGAAGAAGATAAAACTTATACTTTAAGAGTGATTAAAGAATAAATTAAACCGCTTCCTTAGGTTTTTCCCTTGTTTGATCTTCCTTAGTCATTTTCTCCTTGCTTAGATTTCTCATTCTTGATTCAATATCTGTAATCATTGCGGTAGCTTCTTCATTGGTAATTCTACCTGCATGAAGTAACTCATTTACCTTTGATTTTTCAGTATTTAACAAGGTTCTAATAGCCTGGCGCGTAGAAACATGTCTGTAAATATTCGGATATTGATTCTTAAAGTTTCTTAGGAATGTCAATGCCTGAATATTGTTTTCTTCAATTTCTCCTTCAATTTCTTTAAGGATACTTTCTTCTCTTTCATTAGCAGCAGCAGCTTGAAGTTCCTTCAACATCTTCAGACATTTTTGCTGTGAGGTGTAAAATCCTTTGGCAACGTCAAATGAAGCCGCCAATCTTTCAATATATCTTTTTGATAAAAATTTCTTTAAAAATCCAAATCTTCTCAAGGAGTTTTTAGTGTCTAACAATTCATCTAAATCTCCACGGTCAGATAATTTCTTTTCTCCACCAGAATCTATAATGTCATTGATTTCAGAAACTAATAGGTTATAAGCACTTGAGCTAATCAAGCCTTCTTTAAATTGCGACCAATACGAACTTTTTTCTTTCTCCAAAATTCTTCTTCTAGACTCTTCTTTAAAATCATCAATATCTTGAATTTTAGATGCGTCAGGATCTTCTGGTAAATATCCACCTACGGCTTCCCAATTTACTTTTTTAAAGAATCTGTCTTTTTCCAAATTGTCTATTGAAGCAACTGTTTCTCTAAATACATAATCTTTGGCTGTGTCCAAAACGTATCTTTTGGTCTTAGAGACAGATGTTAATCCTAGCTTTTGAGCTACAGCCTTCATTGTAGTTGCGTTAACTAACAAGGTAAGTGTTACTATTCCGGCAGTTAAGAAAAGAAACTGTTCTCTAATCACAGGAGGGATAGAGGGTTCAGTTTCAACAATTAATGCCAATGCTAATCCAATAGCTCCTCTTAATGCACCCCACCACATTACTTGTGGATGGTTCTTTCCTATACCATACCCAGCACGTTTCATTAAAGGGTAGAGAACGGCAATAACAATTGCTCTTACTAGATGGATAATGACATATACGGCTAAAAGGACCCAGACGTCATTCATGGTGAAATGGGTTCTCTCTGCAATTACAACTCCTACAATCAAAAAGATTAGTGTATTAGCAGTAAATGCAGTAAACTCCCAGAACTCATGTATAAAGTGTTGTACTTCCGGTGATATTTTTGTTCGACCTGGACCTGCCATAATAAGTCCAAGTGTAACCAAACCTAGTACACCTGAAACATGGAATGTATTTTCACAAATAAAGAATGTCAAATAGGCCAAAGCAACAATTATGGTAATTTCAATGAGCATATCATTGAATACGGCATGCATCCATCTCAATCCAAAATATCCAATTACTGCTCCAACTGCAACTCCTCCTAATGCTACTCTTAAAAACTCAAGGAATGGTGAATATCCTAAGGCATTGCCTGTCAATCCACCGAAGATCACCATAAAAATTACGATTGCTGTACCATCATTTAAAAGTGATTCACCTTCAATCAATGTACCGAGCTTTTTACTAGCCCCTAATTCTTTCAAGATGGCTACTACTGCCACCGGGTCGGTTGCACTAATTACTGTACCAAATAACAATACCATTTCCCAATTCCAAGTGGTGATTCCTAGTTTGTAATCTACAATTAGCCACATGCATAATGCGGTTAACACTAGGGCAATAACAATACCCGGAACAGCTAATAATACAGAGTTAGTAAATGATTTTTTAAAGATGTGAACATCCATGGCAAATGCTGCCTCAAAAATCAAAATTGGTAGAAAAACATATAAAATTGCATGTGCATCTAGATGAGCGGCCCATTTTATAGAATTGTCCAGTTTAGAAAAATCTAGGGACTGACCAAACAAATGAAAATCTTGTAAGAAAAACTCATTTCTACCTAAGAAACCAATCCCTAATCCAATAATCAATAAAGCAACTGTAAATGGAAGACCTATCTTGCTTAGTGCAAATCTGGTTCCTGCACCAATTATTAGTGCTATAATGACAAAAAGTAATGCGCTAAAATCGTTGTGGTGACCGCCTTCGCCATGTTCACCTTCTGCATGTTCATCATCATGATTGGCATGCATTTCTTCATGATGTTGTTCTCCATCTAAGTGATCATTTTGAATAGCTGGATCAACAATATTGTGATCTACAGTATCATATGTGATTACCTGATGATGTTCAAGAGAATCTTCATCCTGACTATAAGTTATTTGGCTTGAGATTAAAAGGGTAAAAGCGCATAGGAAAAATATTTTCCCTTTTGATAATATAGTAGGCATGCAGTAAGGTTTGAGTTTCTGTAAATGTAATGATTTCCAATTAATAACCAGAAGTCATCTATTTCAGAACTTTATACGGCTTTCAACCGATTGAGTTACCAAGAAAAGTGAATGGGTTTCAGGGTGTTTCAATTATCCCGAACTAAGGCATGTCAAATTCAATTCCAGCCTTCATGTCTCCAATAAACTTAGATTCTAAATTTTTAAAATCATATAAGTCCATGTCTAACATATGAGTAGGAGAGATGTTCTTAAGTGCTGAGAACATTATTTCAGATCTTCCCGGGTATTTTTCATCCCAGGCGTGCAACATCTTTTTAACTACCTGTCTTTGTAAATTCGGTTGAGAACCACACAAATTACAAGGGATTATAGGGTAATCCATCATTGTTGCGTATTCTTCAATCTGCTGTTCCTTTACAAAAGCCAATGGTCTTAGAATGACAAATCGGTCATCATTGGTTCTGTATTTAGCAGGCATGGTTTCAATTTTTCCTGCAAAAAATAAGTTCAGGAAAAATGTTTCTAAAATATCATCTCTATGGTGTCCTAAAGCTAACTTATTACAACCTAAGCGTTCAGCTGCAGTGTATAAAGTTCCTCTTCTTAATCGGGAACAAAGACTACAAGTTGTTTTACCTTCAGGTGTTTTATCTTTTACAATACTGTATGTGTCTCTTTCAACAATTTCAAAATCAACGCCTACTTTTGTCAAATAATTTGGAAGAACTTCTTCAGGAAATCCGGGCTGTTTCTGATCAAGGTTAACGGCTACAATTTCAAAATCAAATATAGATGCTTTTTGAATCTGCATCAAAATGTCTAGCATAGTGTAACTGTCTTTCCCTCCGGATAAGCATACCATGATCTTATCACCATCTTCAATCATATTATAATCATTGATGGCGTTCCAAACCGTTTTCTTGATCTTACGGTTTAACTTCTCTAGCTCTTTTTCTTTTTCTTCTTTCACTATTCTTCCTGTTTCATCAGGCGGTCAAACATTACTATACTTCCACTTACGGATACATTTAACGAATGTTCTCCCGGCAGCTGTACCAATTGGTGACAGCGATTTAAAACCTTATCAGGTAAGCCATTATTTTCTGCTCCTAATAAATAAGCGGCCCTGTATGGGTGTGCAAAGTTACGAATAGGAGTCGAATTTTCATATAGTTCTACACCAACCAATTGTGTAGAGTGGGGAAGTGAGTTGTATAAATGGTCAAAATCATCATATTTATACAAAGGTATTTTTGACCATGTTTTCATTGTATCAGAGGCCTGGTGTTGATACTTGCCATCCACTATAAATATGAATTGTGCTCCTAAAATATAGGCAGTACGCCACAAGGTTCCAATATTGTGTGATGTTTTTGGTTGATAAACACCTATTCCAAAAAACTGCTCTTCTTTTAAATCCCAGTGTTTTTTCATGACTCCTCTTTATTAGCGTCTTGTAATTCCTGTTTTTTGAAAATGGTTTCGTATTGTCCTCCAAGTTTCAATAACTCTTCATGAGTTCCTGTTTCTATAATTGTTCCATTCTCAAGGACAACTATTTTATCAGCATATTTAATACTGGATATTCTATGAGAAATTATCAGGGAAGTTTTTCCTTTTAAATTCTCTTTAATAGCATTTAGAATCAGTTCTTCAGTTTCATTGTCAACTGCAGATAAACAGTCATCTAAAACTAAAATGTCTGGATTTTTAATCAATGCTCTGGCTATAGAAACTCTTTGTTTTTGACCTCCTGATATGTTGATTCCCCTTTCACCAAGTCTTGTTTCATATTTATCCGGGAAGTTCATGATGTTGTCATGTATACCGGCATCTTTAGCTGCCTGAATGATTTTTTCATCAGAAACATCATCTTCATTTAATCCAAAAGCTATATTGTTCTTAATAGTGTCAGAAAATAAAAAGTGCTCTTGTGGTACATATCCTAAATGCTCTCGCCAGGCTTCAAGATTAACTTCTTTCAAGTTTTTGCCATCAATTTTAATTTCCCCAGTTGTTGGATCAAGTAAGCGCATGATCAAATAGGCCAAAGATGACTTTCCGGAACCTGTTCTTCCTAATACACCAATTGTAGCTCCTTTTGGAATAGTTAGATCAATATCCTTTAAGGCTTCTACTCCGGAGTTTTCATAAGTTAAACTCACATTTTTTAGCGTGATCTCATTCTCGAAACTAAAAGGATCATTGGATTCGTTAACAATTTCAGGTTGCTGATGTAAAAATTCATTGATTCTTTTTTGAGATGCAGCTGCTCTTTGAACAATAGAAGTTACCCAACCAATTGAAGCAAATGGCCATGTTAATAGATTGACATATAAAACAAATTCAGCTATTTCACCTGCAGATATTACTTTTTCTTGTGCTTGAATTCCTCCTACATAAATGGTGAGAATTGTACTGATACCAATAAGCATTACAATAGTTGGCATAAAAAAGGCCTGGGTTTTAACAAAACTCATTGACCTGTTTTTGTATTCATTTGCCTCTGCGTTAAATCTCGCTTCAATTTCAGCTTCTTTTACATGAGATTTTATAACTCTAATCCCACTAAAAGATTCCTGAACCATTGTTGATAAAAGGGATTGTTGCTTTTGAACATGTTCACTTTTCCTATTTAAAATGCTACTAACAAAATAGATTAATACCGACATGATAGGCAAAGGCATTAATACATATAGCGTAAGTTCAGCATTTACGGAGAGCATAATCCAAAGCGCAAGAATAAATCTGATGATCAAATTGGAAGTGTACATGATTCCCGGTCCCAGATACATTCTGACGTGAGAGACATCTTCGGTGATTCTATTCATTAAATCTCCGGTAGAATTTTTCTTAAAAAAGTTAAAATCCAGAGATTGGTATTGATCGTAAATTTCATTCTTCAAATCGTACTCAATGTAGCGAGACATTCTAATAATAGTTTGTCTTTGAAAAAAGAGGAAAATTCCTGATATCACAGAGAATAGCACATAAAGTCCGGCAGAAATCAATGCGAATTTCATCAATCCTCCGGCAATACTTTCTGCACTTCCATCATGGTGATTGATCATGTCATTGATTGAATCTCTAACAACACCGGGCATTTTTATTACAAAAATATTCTGTCCTATTACAAACAGAATTCCCAGCAATAGCAACCACTTATGCTTTAACAAATATTTATTTAGATAGGATAAAGAAGACATTTAAAAATTAGTACTTTTGTACGTCCTAAAAAACAGGGGACAAAGTTAGTATTAAAGATTAGTATAATAATGTAATTCCACTCATTTATGTTCGAAGTGAAAAATATAAAAGATACTGCACTGGTAGACAATCCTGTAATTGAAAGGATGTCGCAGTACAATCACGAGCAATTGTTGTTTTGTAATGACAATGCAACAGGTTTGAAAGCGATTATTGCAGTACACAATACAACACTAGGACCAGCATTAGGTGGTACTAGAATGTGGGCTTACAACAATGAGTTGGAAGCTTTAAACGACGTTCTTAGATTGTCAAGAGGTATGACCTATAAGAATTCAATTTCAGGATTGAATCTTGGAGGTGGAAAAGCCGTAATTATTGGAGATTCAAGAAAAGATAAAAGTGAAGCTTTATTCAGAAGATTTGGGAAATTTGTAAATAGCCTTGGTGGTAAATACATTACTGCAGAGGATGTAGGAATTTCTCCTCAAGATATGACCTGGGTAAACATGGAAACAGATCATGTTGTTGGATTACCTGGTAAAAGTGGAGACCCTTCTCCGGTAACAGCTTATGGTGTTTATATGGGGATGAAAGCTGCTGCCAAAGTAAGATTTGGATCTGATAGTTTAAGTGGTAAAAAAGTGGCTGTACAAGGTGTTGGACATGTTGGAGAATACCTGGTTGCTCATTTGACTAAAGAAGGTGCAGAAGTATTTATTTCTGACATTCATGAAGATACATTAAAGGCTGTTGCTCAAAAATATGGAGCTAAAGTGGTTGATTTAGATGAAATCTATGAAATTGACATGGACATTTATGCACCATGTGCACTTGGAGCTACTGTAAATGATGATACTTTATCAAAATTAAAATGTTCTATCATTGCCGGAGCTGCTAACAATCAATTAAGAGATGAAGCGGTTCATGGATTGGCAGTAAAAGATAGAGATATCCTTTATGTGCCGGATTTCATGTTGAATGCCGGTGGAGTTATCAACTGCTATGCAGAGGTAAAAGGATTATCTGCTGATTGGGCTATGACCAAAGCTGAAGAGATTTACAACAGAACTATAGATATATTATACAGATCTTCTGAAGAGGGGATCCCTACTTACAAAATTGCTAATGCCATGGCTGAAGAACGTATTCAGTCTATGGGACAAGTGAAACTACCTTTATAATAAAATGCTGAACAGACGACACCTTAGAATTAAGGTACTTCAGATCTTATATGCCTATTTTCAAACAGAGGATAAAGATCCTTTGCAGGTTGAAAAAGAACTTTTTAGATCGATAGATAAAATGTACGAATTGTACATCTATTTCTTGTTGACCTTTGAAGAGATGGTTCAATTTGCTGAAACGCGCATTGAGGATAAGAAAAATAAAATCCAACCAACATCTGAAGATTTAGATCCAAACAGAAAGTTCGTTGATAATCCATATTTCAGATATTTTGCATCAAATGCAGAATTGAAAAGACACTCTGAAACCATGAAAATTAATTGGGGAGGAGCTGTTAAAAATG
It contains:
- a CDS encoding ABC transporter ATP-binding protein codes for the protein MSSLSYLNKYLLKHKWLLLLGILFVIGQNIFVIKMPGVVRDSINDMINHHDGSAESIAGGLMKFALISAGLYVLFSVISGIFLFFQRQTIIRMSRYIEYDLKNEIYDQYQSLDFNFFKKNSTGDLMNRITEDVSHVRMYLGPGIMYTSNLIIRFILALWIMLSVNAELTLYVLMPLPIMSVLIYFVSSILNRKSEHVQKQQSLLSTMVQESFSGIRVIKSHVKEAEIEARFNAEANEYKNRSMSFVKTQAFFMPTIVMLIGISTILTIYVGGIQAQEKVISAGEIAEFVLYVNLLTWPFASIGWVTSIVQRAAASQKRINEFLHQQPEIVNESNDPFSFENEITLKNVSLTYENSGVEALKDIDLTIPKGATIGVLGRTGSGKSSLAYLIMRLLDPTTGEIKIDGKNLKEVNLEAWREHLGYVPQEHFLFSDTIKNNIAFGLNEDDVSDEKIIQAAKDAGIHDNIMNFPDKYETRLGERGINISGGQKQRVSIARALIKNPDILVLDDCLSAVDNETEELILNAIKENLKGKTSLIISHRISSIKYADKIVVLENGTIIETGTHEELLKLGGQYETIFKKQELQDANKEES
- a CDS encoding bifunctional metallophosphatase/5'-nucleotidase, coding for MERRQFITRLACGTVGLIALPSFAAGNKENKLTILHTNDTHSHIDPFPSNHKKYPGKGGVNRRKALIDKIRKEEKQVLLLDAGDIFQGTPYFNMHHGELEFKVMSAMGYDAATMGNHDFDAGIDGFKEMLPHADFPFLCANYDFDNTVLKGHTKPYQVFQKGPIKIGVFGVGVELDGLVSKSMYKDTVYQDPIEKANYWAAHLKNEEKCDLVVCLSHLGYFPRLNKMCDKVLADSTENIDLIIGGHTHTFMQEPEMRKNKAKKSVLVNQVGWAGLILGRIDFYFDTKGNPDVWASNVLSTQYEIA
- the ttcA gene encoding tRNA 2-thiocytidine(32) synthetase TtcA, encoding MKEEKEKELEKLNRKIKKTVWNAINDYNMIEDGDKIMVCLSGGKDSYTMLDILMQIQKASIFDFEIVAVNLDQKQPGFPEEVLPNYLTKVGVDFEIVERDTYSIVKDKTPEGKTTCSLCSRLRRGTLYTAAERLGCNKLALGHHRDDILETFFLNLFFAGKIETMPAKYRTNDDRFVILRPLAFVKEQQIEEYATMMDYPIIPCNLCGSQPNLQRQVVKKMLHAWDEKYPGRSEIMFSALKNISPTHMLDMDLYDFKNLESKFIGDMKAGIEFDMP
- a CDS encoding cation:proton antiporter, encoding MPTILSKGKIFFLCAFTLLISSQITYSQDEDSLEHHQVITYDTVDHNIVDPAIQNDHLDGEQHHEEMHANHDDEHAEGEHGEGGHHNDFSALLFVIIALIIGAGTRFALSKIGLPFTVALLIIGLGIGFLGRNEFFLQDFHLFGQSLDFSKLDNSIKWAAHLDAHAILYVFLPILIFEAAFAMDVHIFKKSFTNSVLLAVPGIVIALVLTALCMWLIVDYKLGITTWNWEMVLLFGTVISATDPVAVVAILKELGASKKLGTLIEGESLLNDGTAIVIFMVIFGGLTGNALGYSPFLEFLRVALGGVAVGAVIGYFGLRWMHAVFNDMLIEITIIVALAYLTFFICENTFHVSGVLGLVTLGLIMAGPGRTKISPEVQHFIHEFWEFTAFTANTLIFLIVGVVIAERTHFTMNDVWVLLAVYVIIHLVRAIVIAVLYPLMKRAGYGIGKNHPQVMWWGALRGAIGLALALIVETEPSIPPVIREQFLFLTAGIVTLTLLVNATTMKAVAQKLGLTSVSKTKRYVLDTAKDYVFRETVASIDNLEKDRFFKKVNWEAVGGYLPEDPDASKIQDIDDFKEESRRRILEKEKSSYWSQFKEGLISSSAYNLLVSEINDIIDSGGEKKLSDRGDLDELLDTKNSLRRFGFLKKFLSKRYIERLAASFDVAKGFYTSQQKCLKMLKELQAAAANEREESILKEIEGEIEENNIQALTFLRNFKNQYPNIYRHVSTRQAIRTLLNTEKSKVNELLHAGRITNEEATAMITDIESRMRNLSKEKMTKEDQTREKPKEAV
- a CDS encoding RNA methyltransferase, producing the protein MKKHWDLKEEQFFGIGVYQPKTSHNIGTLWRTAYILGAQFIFIVDGKYQHQASDTMKTWSKIPLYKYDDFDHLYNSLPHSTQLVGVELYENSTPIRNFAHPYRAAYLLGAENNGLPDKVLNRCHQLVQLPGEHSLNVSVSGSIVMFDRLMKQEE
- a CDS encoding T9SS type A sorting domain-containing protein, coding for MKFSILFAIIVLTYPTSYGQEYYESTTLYQHMLQVNNEWKFHKDACNEEIISFKSEEERIAKHLELVIIDLQNTVHHEISPDAFEKRQALLNQLKKYANAKEFPQNTQHSERRPYFIDYKGVHCAVGYLMQQSGHENLALKISKDYNFDYIEDIQSEGMLNWAESHGFEVKELKWIQPGYPPNTVTMPVGGGANNEVKILKSDTYRNQMVIAGEFTELDSLPCLKIGVYKNDQLSCLGGGLSGIIYDVEVKSDGIYCFGAFNHNNEVYPMAFYNDTTWAFDSIPGVTEATITSAVTSTTFQYLLHVSVVSSLNPGKSELWNLDFNEGWIKMAEVNGTVLDMAYNLDNGFIYGGLFDSVYVYTNGQLDSSFYAKNAVHNVYYQQWKAVGENLSDTIYTIESYGNSIYLAGASSNINNDAIYLSQYLNGNLLPLLQYNNSGLSYNSQILDLAFLQDELYFAGSFDLYAGVVQGNNLGVYNLSFDSASPYSMLDDHVNAVCVFNNQLYIGGAFVLGGFNTQLNHLAKVSSWVGIDEELEEEISVFPNPFNDKLKLSQSFNEASYKIFNSSAQLVKSGVIENNEINNLSDLEKGAYIMHIQEEDKTYTLRVIKE
- a CDS encoding Glu/Leu/Phe/Val dehydrogenase dimerization domain-containing protein yields the protein MFEVKNIKDTALVDNPVIERMSQYNHEQLLFCNDNATGLKAIIAVHNTTLGPALGGTRMWAYNNELEALNDVLRLSRGMTYKNSISGLNLGGGKAVIIGDSRKDKSEALFRRFGKFVNSLGGKYITAEDVGISPQDMTWVNMETDHVVGLPGKSGDPSPVTAYGVYMGMKAAAKVRFGSDSLSGKKVAVQGVGHVGEYLVAHLTKEGAEVFISDIHEDTLKAVAQKYGAKVVDLDEIYEIDMDIYAPCALGATVNDDTLSKLKCSIIAGAANNQLRDEAVHGLAVKDRDILYVPDFMLNAGGVINCYAEVKGLSADWAMTKAEEIYNRTIDILYRSSEEGIPTYKIANAMAEERIQSMGQVKLPL